A region of Pleionea litopenaei DNA encodes the following proteins:
- a CDS encoding Glu/Leu/Phe/Val family dehydrogenase, protein MAVFNLRAYDEHEQVVFCSDSESGLKAIIAIHSTALGPATGGCRMWEYNSDEGALIDALRLSRGMTYKNAMAGLNMGGGKSVIIGNPRTQKSEELFRAFGRFVDNLKGRYVTAEDVGINPDDMALVHKETNHVLGLEGKSGDPSPVTAYGVYMGMKAAVKHRLGRDSLDGIKVAVQGLGHVGQYLCDHLAKEGAQLFVTDINKESIDKIVSSCGATAIDKDEIYQQDVDVYAPCALGATLNDVTIPKLKASVIAGAANNQLAEDRHGDELKKRGILYTPDYIINAGGIINVSFEENYNREVALRKVDEIYQTLEEVFATADKENKTTNVVADELARKRVAAAKQ, encoded by the coding sequence ATGGCAGTATTTAATCTGCGAGCATACGATGAACACGAGCAAGTAGTGTTTTGTAGTGACAGTGAATCAGGCTTGAAAGCAATTATTGCTATTCATAGTACTGCTCTTGGTCCTGCAACCGGTGGATGTCGTATGTGGGAATACAATTCTGACGAAGGTGCACTTATCGATGCATTACGTCTATCACGTGGTATGACTTATAAGAATGCCATGGCTGGACTCAACATGGGTGGCGGAAAGTCAGTTATCATTGGTAACCCACGCACCCAGAAGTCAGAAGAGTTATTCCGTGCATTCGGTCGTTTTGTAGATAACTTAAAAGGCCGATACGTGACCGCTGAAGACGTAGGAATTAACCCTGACGATATGGCATTAGTGCACAAAGAAACCAATCACGTACTTGGTTTAGAAGGCAAAAGCGGTGACCCATCTCCAGTAACTGCGTATGGTGTCTACATGGGCATGAAAGCAGCGGTAAAACACCGCTTAGGACGCGATAGCTTAGATGGCATTAAAGTCGCTGTTCAAGGACTGGGGCATGTTGGTCAATATCTTTGCGACCACTTAGCAAAAGAAGGCGCGCAACTGTTTGTAACCGATATCAACAAAGAATCGATCGATAAAATCGTTAGCAGCTGTGGTGCTACCGCTATCGATAAAGATGAGATTTATCAACAAGACGTTGATGTTTATGCGCCTTGTGCTCTTGGTGCAACACTAAACGATGTGACGATTCCAAAGTTAAAAGCGTCAGTCATCGCAGGTGCTGCAAATAACCAACTAGCAGAAGATCGTCATGGCGATGAATTGAAAAAGCGTGGTATCTTGTACACTCCTGATTACATCATCAACGCTGGCGGAATTATTAACGTTTCGTTTGAAGAAAACTACAACCGAGAAGTTGCTCTTCGTAAAGTTGATGAAATTTATCAAACGTTGGAAGAAGTATTTGCAACCGCCGATAAAGAAAATAAAACAACGAATGTTGTCGCAGATGAATTAGCACGTAAGCGTGTGGCAGCTGCAAAGCAATAG
- a CDS encoding M23 family metallopeptidase has product MYATVVRLSAAIVILTGFLMASSGEVTAESLGVKSEPVRVLRAELTQGGYLIGQVSKGHQVSFLEKPVKVNQFGQFIIGFGRDFQGPAEVMVVSKNEQLKQRFEVAVRDYRIERIDGLPKSKVSPKKPEVLARIVRETQQVKEARSVTSELEFFKQIFISPAEGRISGYYGSQRVLNGEPKRPHFGEDIAAPVGTPVVAPASGKVVLVHPDMFYSGATIIIDHGLGLNSTYLHLHKTHVKEGQSIKQGELIGEIGQSGRATGPHLDWRLNWHDQRLDPALFVKRK; this is encoded by the coding sequence ATGTACGCTACCGTAGTTCGACTGAGCGCTGCTATTGTCATTCTGACTGGCTTTCTTATGGCTAGTTCTGGTGAAGTCACTGCAGAAAGTTTAGGCGTTAAATCTGAGCCTGTTCGAGTCTTGCGCGCTGAACTTACTCAAGGTGGCTACTTAATTGGGCAAGTGTCGAAAGGGCATCAGGTTTCATTTTTAGAAAAGCCAGTGAAGGTTAACCAGTTCGGACAATTTATCATTGGGTTTGGACGAGATTTTCAAGGGCCTGCCGAGGTAATGGTAGTCAGTAAAAACGAGCAACTCAAGCAACGATTTGAAGTTGCCGTTCGTGACTATCGTATTGAGCGAATTGATGGTTTACCCAAAAGTAAAGTGTCCCCAAAAAAGCCCGAAGTTCTTGCGCGTATTGTACGGGAGACTCAGCAAGTAAAAGAAGCTCGATCTGTTACGTCGGAGCTCGAGTTTTTTAAACAAATTTTTATTTCACCTGCAGAGGGTAGGATTTCTGGTTACTATGGTTCTCAAAGAGTGCTTAATGGCGAACCTAAACGACCGCACTTTGGCGAAGATATTGCGGCGCCAGTTGGCACACCTGTCGTTGCTCCCGCTAGTGGAAAAGTCGTATTAGTGCATCCGGATATGTTTTACTCAGGCGCTACCATTATTATTGATCATGGTCTTGGTCTTAATTCAACTTATCTGCATTTACATAAAACTCATGTCAAAGAAGGTCAATCGATTAAGCAAGGCGAGTTAATTGGTGAAATTGGTCAGAGTGGTCGTGCAACGGGACCTCATTTAGATTGGCGTCTTAATTGGCACGATCAGAGATTGGATCCTGCGTTGTTTGTAAAACGAAAATAG
- a CDS encoding class I SAM-dependent methyltransferase, producing the protein MKTLISTVTSLALLVATGLDAAHPVGSEEDHILAMIEHPQRLEMDLKRDENRRPYDVLDFYNVRPGMTVLDVFSGGGYYSELFSLAVGPQGKVIAHNNLAYSKYVEKTLAKRYSNNRLKNVENIIQEANELNVPANSADMAFLILAYHDIYYAPKKGSWPKIDRKLFLSHIYDALKPGGILGIIDHQAAPGSPASTGHSLHRINVDLVIQQVKEAGFILKERAYFLENETDDLSKHMYAPENRGKTSRFILKFIKPLDLEQQIVDERTIP; encoded by the coding sequence ATGAAGACATTAATTAGTACAGTTACCTCTCTTGCGCTGTTGGTTGCAACAGGCCTCGATGCCGCTCACCCTGTTGGGAGTGAGGAAGATCATATTTTAGCCATGATAGAACATCCACAGCGGTTAGAAATGGATCTCAAACGTGACGAAAACCGGCGCCCTTATGATGTATTAGACTTTTACAATGTGAGGCCTGGAATGACTGTCTTAGATGTGTTCTCTGGCGGCGGTTACTACAGTGAGTTATTTTCGCTAGCCGTGGGTCCGCAAGGCAAGGTCATTGCTCACAACAACCTTGCCTACTCCAAATACGTTGAAAAAACTTTGGCCAAACGTTATTCAAACAATCGATTAAAAAACGTTGAAAACATTATACAAGAAGCTAATGAATTAAATGTTCCAGCGAATTCTGCCGATATGGCTTTTTTAATATTGGCTTATCATGATATTTACTACGCGCCGAAAAAAGGTAGCTGGCCAAAAATCGACCGTAAACTTTTTTTAAGTCATATTTACGATGCACTTAAGCCCGGAGGAATTTTAGGCATTATTGATCATCAAGCCGCACCCGGAAGCCCTGCTTCCACCGGGCATTCACTCCATAGAATTAATGTAGACTTAGTCATTCAACAAGTGAAAGAGGCCGGCTTTATTTTAAAAGAGCGGGCTTATTTTCTAGAAAATGAAACGGACGATCTTTCCAAGCATATGTACGCTCCGGAAAACCGAGGTAAAACCAGCCGTTTTATCTTAAAGTTCATTAAGCCGCTTGACCTAGAGCAACAGATTGTAGATGAGCGAACTATTCCTTGA